The proteins below come from a single Mustela erminea isolate mMusErm1 chromosome 14, mMusErm1.Pri, whole genome shotgun sequence genomic window:
- the SPRN gene encoding shadow of prion protein — MNWTAATCWALLLAATFLCDSGAAKGGRGGARGSARGGLRGSARGAPRVRVRPVPRYGGSSLRVAAAGAAAGAAGAAAGLAAGSSWRRAPGPGEHDLEDEDAGPGGNRTGQGVYSYRAWTSGAGPTSSPHLCLLLGGALGTLGLLRP; from the coding sequence ATGAACTGGACGGCCGCGACGTGCTGGGCTCTGCTGCTAGCCGCCACCTTCCTCTGCGACAGCGGTGCGGCCAAGGGAGGCCGTGGAGGGGCTCGCGGCAGCGCCAGGGGAGGGTTGCGCGGAAGCGCGCGCGGGGCCCCGAGGGTGCGCGTGAGGCCGGTGCCCCGCTACGGAGGCTCCTCCCTGCGCGTGGCGGCAGCGGGGGCGGCGGCCGGGGCTGCCGGGGCGGCCGCGGGCCTGGCAGCGGGCTCCAGCTGGAGAAGAGCCCCGGGCCCAGGGGAACACGACCTGGAGGACGAGGACGCGGGACCAGGTGGCAACAGAACGGGCCAAGGCGTCTACAGCTACCGGGCATGGACTTCAGGCGCGGGGCCCACCAGcagcccccacctctgcctgctgctgggcGGCGCTCTTGGCACCCTGGGGCTCCTGCGGCCCTAG